The genomic segment TGTTGTATCTGCAGTCTCAATTATTTTATCGCAAGATAAATCAAGCATTCTTCTATCAAAAGCCTTTAGGCGAATGCGTATTTTTTGCTGTGCAATTGCAGTTGACATAATGGGATTACCAAAAGCTAATTAAGTTTTCGAGGTTCTTTACAGGATGAACTAATTAGTTCATTTGTTTAATTAATTTAGAGGATGACCTGAATAAATTACAAGTCATCCTCTGAATAATTATTCAATAATTTTAGAAACTACTCCTGCTCCAATTGTACGTCCACCTTCGCGAATAGCGAATCTCATACCTTGTTCTATAGCAACAGGGGCTATCAATTCTCCTGTCATTTTTATTCTGTCCCCAGGCATAACCATTTCGACATTGCTGCCGTCATCAGATGTGAATGCAGTAATTTGACCTGTTACATCAGTAGTACGAATATAAAACTGTGGTCGATAACCAGCAAAGAATGGGGTATGGCGGCCACCCTCTTCTTTTTTTAATACATAAACTTCACCTTCAAACTTAGTATGAGGTGTGATGGAACCTTTTTTAACAAGAACCATTCCTCTCTCGATATCTTCCTTCTGAATACCACGTAAAAGAAGTCCAACGTTGTCACCAGCCATACCTTCATCAAGAAGTTTTCTAAACATCTCGACACCTGTAACAGTGGTTAGTCTTGTATCTCTAATTCCTACAATTTCAACTTCCTCTCCGACTGTTACTTTTCCTCTTTCAATTCTTCCAGTAGCAACTGTTCCTCGTCCAGTAATTGAAAAAACGTCTTCAATAGCCATTAAGAAAGGCTTATCAATTTCACGTTCTGGTTCTGGAATTGATGCATCAACAGCTGTCATCAAGTCATCTATTTTAGTCTCCCAATCTGCTTCTCCTTCGATAGCTTTTAATCCCGAAACTTGAACGACAGGGATGTCATCGCCGGGGAAGTCATAACTTGTAAGAAGTTCACGAATCTCCATTTCTACAAGTTCTATCATTTCTTCATCATCAACCATGTCACATTTGTTTAGTGCAACAACCAATGCGGGTACTCCAACCTGCTTCGCCAAAAGAATGTGTTCTTTTGTTTGTGCCATTGCTCCATCGGTAGCTGCTACAACAAGAATCGCACCGTCCATCTGAGCAGCACCTGTGATCATGTTTTTTACATAATCAGCGTGACCTGGGCAATCAACGTGAGCGTAATGCCTGCCCTCAGTTTCATATTCAACGTGAGCAGTGTTGATTGTTATGCCGCGTTCACGCTCTTCTGGAGCTCCATCAATTTCAGCGTAATCTTGCGCTTCGGCTTGACCTTTCTTTGCTAAAACCTTCGTAATTGCTGCTGTAAGGGTTGTTTTGCCATGGTCAACGTGGCCAATAGTACCTATGTTGACGTGAGGTTTGTTCCTCTCAAACTTCTCGCGAGCCATTTTTTTTAAAGAATCGGGGGGGTGGTTAGTAAATTTTTAGAGATCAGGAATTGCCCTGATTCTTGGAGATAATTGCCTCCGCAACATTACGAGGAACTTCCTCGTAGGTGCTGAACTCCATGGAGAAAATACCCCGACCTTGAGTCATTGATCGGAGTTGAGTGGCATAGCCAAACATTTCGGCTAATGGCACTTTTGACTGGACTTTGGATTGTCCATCTTCGATGGATTGACCTTCAACCTGGCCTCGTCTAGAGGACAGATCT from the Prochlorococcus marinus str. NATL2A genome contains:
- the tuf gene encoding elongation factor Tu, yielding MAREKFERNKPHVNIGTIGHVDHGKTTLTAAITKVLAKKGQAEAQDYAEIDGAPEERERGITINTAHVEYETEGRHYAHVDCPGHADYVKNMITGAAQMDGAILVVAATDGAMAQTKEHILLAKQVGVPALVVALNKCDMVDDEEMIELVEMEIRELLTSYDFPGDDIPVVQVSGLKAIEGEADWETKIDDLMTAVDASIPEPEREIDKPFLMAIEDVFSITGRGTVATGRIERGKVTVGEEVEIVGIRDTRLTTVTGVEMFRKLLDEGMAGDNVGLLLRGIQKEDIERGMVLVKKGSITPHTKFEGEVYVLKKEEGGRHTPFFAGYRPQFYIRTTDVTGQITAFTSDDGSNVEMVMPGDRIKMTGELIAPVAIEQGMRFAIREGGRTIGAGVVSKIIE